From one Mytilus edulis chromosome 1, xbMytEdul2.2, whole genome shotgun sequence genomic stretch:
- the LOC139522974 gene encoding prostaglandin E2 receptor EP4 subtype-like encodes MAYTTEVSTFTDALNATNTRTFVKHSPVPSAITFTLGVVGNIIAIFVLVRSSDRHKWNVFYRFVTALAITDLFGILTSSPVAFAVYDNNLKWVGGEPLCHYMSFMLIFSGLATVLLVGAMALDRYLAILHPFKYNSASRYTIVNFVIFGIWLFSVLIAALPLFGLGENVKQFPQTWCFFNFFGDRTEDEFFAYFYSALGLGTIFLTAVLNVCVILGLITGKRSQIRRGSVTSRKARARTDVYITIFLVAICVVFAVCWAPFLVRIIINQSRTVSRNIKADLLTLRLATLNQILDPWVYILFRREMLSKFAFCCKTQGQDSLFRRLVSFTTGSFRSNTPTTETSTNGTPVPQRRHIISIAARLPQESYKDDSRDSDNNNQDETIDETLMSQDNM; translated from the exons ATGGCATATACTACCGAGGTTTCAACCTTTACCGATGCATTGAATGCCACAAACACTAGAACTTTCGTCAAACACTCGCCTGTTCCGTCGGCTATAACATTTACTTTGGGAGTAGTTGGAAATATTATTGCTATTTTTGTGCTTGTTCGGAGTTCTGATCGACACAAATGGAACGTTTTTTACAGATTTGTTACTGCATTAGCAATCACAGATTTATTCGGTATTCTAACATCATCCCCGGTGGCTTTTGCTGTATATGACAATAATTTGAAATGGGTTGGAGGTGAACCGTTGTGTCACTATATGTCCTTTATGTTGATTTTCTCAGGATTAGCAACAGTTTTGCTAGTTGGTGCCATGGCGTTAGATAGGTATTTAGCTATCTTGCATCCATTCAAATATAATTCAGCTTCCAGATACACTAtagttaattttgttatatttggaATTTGGTTATTTTCTGTGTTGATTGCTGCCTTGCCGTTGTTTGGACTTGGTGAAAATGTGAAGCAGTTTCCACAAACATGGTGTTTCTTCAATTTTTTCGGCGACAGAACGGAAGATGAATTTTTTGCATACTTTTATTCTGCACTTGGACTTGGAACAATCTTTCTTACTGCTGTTTTAAATGTTTGTGTCATACTTGGACTAATTACCGGAAAAAGAAGCCAGATTCGTCGAGGAAGCGTTACTAGTCGAAAAGCAAGAGCACGGACGGATGTTTATATCACCATTTTTCTAGTAGCAATATGTGTAGTGTTCGCTGTTTGTTGGGCGCCATTTCTT gtTAGAATAATCATCAACCAGAGTCGTACTGTATCGCGAAACATAAAAGCAGACCTTTTAACCTTGCGACTTGCAActttaaaccaaattttagaTCCATGGGTGTATATTTTATTCCGGCGTGAGATGTTAAGCAAATTCGCATTTTGCTGCAAAACTCAAGGTCAAGATTCGTTGTTCAGAAGACTTGTTAGTTTTACGACAGGAAGCTTCAGGAGTAATACACCAACGACTGAGACCAGTACAAACGGGACACCAGTACCACAAAGACGTCACATTATCTCAATCGCGGCACGCCTTCCACAAGAAAGTTATAAAGATGACAGTAGGGACAGCGATAACAACAATCAAGACGAGACAATAGACGAGACTTTAATGTCACAAGACAATATGTAA